Proteins encoded in a region of the Devosia sp. RR2S18 genome:
- a CDS encoding prephenate/arogenate dehydrogenase family protein: MSVRFRKLALIGIGLIGSSIALAARRQELAETIAISTRKPETLEEARDLHLGDIYTLDAAEAVRGADLVILCTPVGAYESIVKAIAPALEPGAILSDVGSVKAHVVGVVSPHVPPGVHFIAGHPIAGTEHSGPSAGFPELFTGRWCVLTPEPEVDPDQTERLAAFWRAMGSIVEVMDATHHDMVLAITSHIPHLIAYNIVGTVADLEADTKSEVIKFSASGFRDFTRIAASDPVMWRDVFLTNRDAVLEMLGRFNEDLSVLQRAVRTGDGAALEAMFTRTRAIRRSIISAGQETAAPDFGRPHEAPLAIPAADRGGEG; the protein is encoded by the coding sequence ATGAGCGTCCGGTTTCGCAAGCTTGCCCTGATCGGCATCGGTCTTATCGGCTCGTCCATTGCCTTGGCCGCACGGCGGCAGGAACTGGCCGAAACAATCGCCATCTCCACGCGGAAGCCAGAGACCCTCGAAGAGGCGCGTGATCTCCATCTCGGCGACATCTACACACTCGACGCCGCTGAAGCGGTGCGCGGCGCAGACCTCGTCATTCTGTGCACACCAGTTGGCGCCTATGAGTCGATCGTCAAAGCCATCGCACCGGCGCTGGAGCCTGGGGCAATTCTCTCCGACGTTGGCTCGGTCAAGGCGCATGTTGTCGGGGTGGTCAGCCCTCACGTGCCACCGGGCGTGCATTTCATTGCCGGACACCCGATTGCCGGCACTGAGCATTCCGGGCCTTCGGCGGGCTTTCCTGAACTCTTTACCGGCCGCTGGTGCGTCTTGACGCCAGAGCCTGAGGTAGACCCTGACCAAACAGAGAGATTAGCCGCCTTTTGGCGGGCAATGGGGAGCATCGTCGAGGTGATGGATGCGACGCACCACGACATGGTGCTCGCCATTACCAGCCACATTCCGCACCTGATCGCCTACAACATCGTGGGGACCGTCGCCGATCTCGAGGCGGACACCAAGTCAGAGGTGATCAAGTTTTCGGCCTCCGGCTTCAGAGACTTTACGCGCATTGCGGCTTCCGATCCGGTAATGTGGCGCGACGTCTTTCTCACCAATCGCGATGCGGTGCTCGAGATGCTGGGCCGCTTCAATGAAGACCTGTCGGTGTTGCAGCGTGCCGTGCGCACGGGAGACGGTGCGGCGCTCGAAGCCATGTTTACCCGCACCCGCGCCATTCGCCGCTCGATCATCTCGGCTGGACAGGAAACGGCTGCGCCCGATTTCGGCCGGCCGCATGAAGCGCCGCTCGCCATTCCAGCAGCAGATCGCGGCGGGGAAGGCTAG
- the rpmF gene encoding 50S ribosomal protein L32 → MAVPKRKTSPMKRGFRRSADAIAAPAYVEDKDSGELRRPHHVDLKTGMYRGRQILDVKK, encoded by the coding sequence ATGGCAGTGCCAAAACGAAAGACCTCGCCGATGAAGCGCGGCTTCCGCCGCTCGGCCGACGCGATTGCCGCACCGGCTTATGTCGAGGACAAGGACAGCGGCGAGCTTCGCCGTCCGCACCACGTCGACCTCAAGACCGGCATGTATCGCGGCCGGCAGATCCTCGACGTCAAGAAGTAA
- the gloB gene encoding hydroxyacylglutathione hydrolase, protein MTLIVEIFPARTDNYGYLAHDEATGRTAAIDAPEAAPILAALERRGWRLTDIFITHHHQDHVEALPELKEAFGTRVIGPRAEAAKIEGLDVLVGGGDTVELGETRLEIIDAPGHTLGHIVFHDRENGHLFSGDALFSLGIGRMFEGTPGPMWEGAKRLRGLPDSTLVYCGHEYTASNARFALSIDPNNPILQKRAATVTALREAGKPTIPFVLDEDKAANPFLRAEDPVLAARMGLEGADPAEVFAALRKAKDAF, encoded by the coding sequence GTGACGCTGATCGTCGAGATCTTTCCCGCCCGAACCGACAATTACGGCTATCTCGCCCATGACGAGGCCACCGGCCGGACGGCTGCCATCGATGCACCAGAAGCCGCGCCCATTCTGGCTGCGCTTGAGCGTCGGGGTTGGCGACTAACCGACATTTTTATTACCCACCACCATCAGGACCATGTGGAGGCTCTCCCAGAACTCAAGGAAGCCTTCGGAACGCGCGTGATTGGCCCGCGGGCCGAGGCCGCCAAGATCGAGGGCCTTGATGTCCTGGTGGGGGGCGGCGACACAGTAGAGCTCGGCGAAACTCGCTTGGAAATCATCGACGCTCCCGGTCACACGCTAGGGCATATTGTCTTTCATGACCGCGAAAATGGGCATCTATTCAGTGGCGACGCCCTGTTCTCGCTCGGCATCGGGCGCATGTTCGAAGGCACGCCCGGACCAATGTGGGAAGGCGCCAAGCGCCTGCGTGGCCTCCCCGACAGCACCTTGGTCTATTGCGGCCATGAGTATACTGCGAGCAATGCCCGCTTCGCCCTTAGCATCGACCCCAACAATCCGATCCTGCAGAAGCGGGCGGCAACCGTTACGGCCCTCCGTGAGGCAGGCAAGCCAACCATCCCCTTCGTGCTCGACGAAGACAAGGCGGCCAATCCGTTCTTGCGGGCCGAAGACCCGGTTCTAGCCGCCCGTATGGGACTGGAAGGAGCAGATCCAGCAGAAGTTTTTGCCGCCTTGCGAAAGGCCAAAGACGCCTTCTAG
- a CDS encoding class I SAM-dependent methyltransferase, whose product MAVDVTRLIAFYKSPLGRISRALVREQVVALAGDLKGKRVLGLGFATPFLRFALEPAERVVAAMPARQGASAWPREGPSHTILCDPLEMPLPDASIDLTIAVHALEHIADAEELMRELWRITSPNCHVLLVVPRRRGIWAQRDNTPFGAGNPYSGGQLEKLLRDHSFVPEAWRDALFFPPTHSPVVLKSTRLFERAGRVLGPAMSGVICVRARKEAFPAVPRRKREERYVRVPDLRPAAARSG is encoded by the coding sequence ATGGCCGTAGACGTGACCCGCCTCATCGCATTCTACAAATCGCCGCTGGGGCGGATTTCCCGTGCGTTGGTGCGCGAACAGGTTGTTGCCCTAGCGGGTGACCTAAAAGGCAAACGCGTGCTGGGGTTGGGGTTTGCGACTCCATTTCTTCGCTTTGCCCTTGAGCCGGCGGAGCGTGTCGTGGCGGCGATGCCAGCCCGCCAGGGAGCCTCGGCCTGGCCGCGCGAAGGTCCGTCGCACACCATCCTCTGCGATCCGCTCGAAATGCCGCTGCCGGATGCATCTATCGACCTCACCATTGCCGTGCATGCCCTTGAGCATATTGCGGACGCCGAGGAGTTGATGCGCGAGTTGTGGCGGATCACCTCGCCCAATTGCCATGTACTGCTGGTGGTCCCGCGCCGGCGAGGCATCTGGGCGCAGCGGGACAATACGCCCTTTGGCGCCGGAAACCCTTATTCGGGCGGGCAGCTCGAGAAATTGTTGCGGGACCACAGCTTTGTGCCCGAGGCTTGGCGTGATGCCCTGTTCTTTCCGCCCACCCACAGTCCGGTCGTGCTCAAGTCCACTCGCCTCTTCGAGCGAGCGGGGCGCGTGCTGGGACCGGCCATGAGCGGAGTAATTTGCGTGCGGGCGCGCAAGGAGGCTTTTCCCGCTGTACCCCGACGTAAACGCGAGGAACGATACGTCCGGGTACCGGACCTCCGACCCGCCGCTGCCCGTTCCGGGTAG
- the hisC gene encoding histidinol-phosphate transaminase yields the protein MVLRPTPQPGILHIAPYVPGKSGATGAIKLSSNESPLGASPKAIEAYRAAAEHLEIYPEGSSRILREALGEVHGVDPERIVCGNGSDDILHLLAQTYLGDGDDAVMSRYGFSIYPIVTQAAGARILMAEETDYTADVDAILASVTERTKIIWLANPNNPTGTYLSIAEVRRLHAGLRPDILLVIDCAYAEYATADDYSVGLDLVAEAENVVMVRTFSKMGLAAVRIGWMVGPEHVVDALNRIRGPFNVNLPAQLAGAAATRDVAFTEKLKTYNAQWRDWLTAELNSNYMQVMPSQANFVMVLFPDAHHASAAFAALLERGLVVREIGNSYGIANALRISIGPEQAMRGVGGILNALAEIS from the coding sequence ATGGTCCTCCGCCCCACGCCGCAGCCCGGCATCCTCCATATCGCCCCTTACGTGCCCGGCAAGTCTGGCGCCACGGGAGCCATCAAGCTCTCGTCCAACGAGTCGCCGCTCGGAGCTAGTCCCAAGGCGATCGAAGCCTACCGCGCTGCTGCTGAGCATCTCGAGATTTATCCAGAGGGCTCCTCACGTATCCTGCGCGAGGCGCTGGGTGAGGTACACGGGGTAGACCCCGAGCGGATCGTCTGCGGCAACGGGTCGGACGACATTCTGCACCTCTTGGCGCAAACCTATCTGGGGGATGGCGATGATGCGGTGATGAGCCGCTATGGCTTTTCCATCTATCCAATAGTGACGCAGGCCGCCGGCGCCCGGATCCTCATGGCCGAGGAGACGGACTATACGGCTGATGTCGATGCCATCCTTGCCTCGGTGACCGAGCGCACCAAGATCATCTGGCTGGCCAACCCGAACAATCCCACCGGCACCTATCTCAGCATTGCTGAGGTGCGGCGCCTCCATGCCGGATTGCGCCCCGACATTCTCCTGGTAATCGACTGCGCCTATGCCGAATACGCCACGGCGGACGACTATTCGGTTGGGCTGGACCTCGTCGCGGAGGCCGAGAACGTCGTTATGGTGCGCACCTTCTCCAAGATGGGTTTGGCGGCCGTGCGCATCGGCTGGATGGTGGGTCCGGAGCACGTCGTGGACGCTCTCAACCGCATTCGCGGGCCGTTTAACGTCAACTTGCCGGCCCAATTGGCAGGGGCGGCGGCTACCCGCGACGTGGCGTTCACCGAAAAGCTCAAGACCTACAATGCCCAATGGCGGGATTGGCTAACGGCCGAGCTCAACTCCAACTACATGCAAGTGATGCCCAGCCAGGCCAATTTTGTGATGGTGCTGTTTCCCGATGCCCATCATGCCTCCGCCGCCTTCGCGGCGCTACTGGAGCGTGGCCTCGTCGTGCGCGAGATTGGCAATTCCTACGGGATCGCCAACGCGCTGCGCATCTCAATCGGACCTGAGCAGGCCATGCGTGGCGTCGGCGGTATTCTCAACGCACTGGCGGAAATCTCATGA
- a CDS encoding polyprenyl synthetase family protein yields the protein MYDFAADIADCAKEVEAGLARALTTDALSGPGPAAERVVAAMRHGSLEGGKRLRPLLVRQAAAVFNVAAVAALPAGLAVEMVHCYSLVHDDLPAMDDDDLRRGRPTVHKAFDDATAILAGDGLLTHAFGLLSDPQCHPDPAVRIALVAELVAGSGAGGMVGGQMRDIEGERGGFSNGEIATMQAMKTGALIRASVRIGARLGGADARALSALTAYAEAAGRAFQLADDILDVTATAEAMGKATGKDAAQGKQTLVAQLGLEGARSELSATVNAALSALRTFGPKADGLRATARYFASREN from the coding sequence ATGTACGATTTCGCCGCCGACATCGCCGATTGCGCCAAAGAGGTGGAAGCTGGCCTCGCCCGAGCGCTCACCACGGATGCGCTTTCTGGCCCCGGGCCCGCGGCCGAGCGGGTGGTCGCCGCCATGCGGCACGGGAGCCTCGAGGGTGGCAAGCGCTTGCGGCCCTTGCTGGTGCGCCAGGCCGCAGCGGTGTTCAACGTGGCGGCGGTAGCGGCATTGCCGGCCGGGCTCGCCGTTGAAATGGTGCATTGCTATTCCCTGGTGCATGACGATTTGCCGGCCATGGACGATGACGATCTGCGCCGGGGTCGGCCAACGGTGCACAAGGCGTTCGACGACGCGACTGCCATCCTCGCCGGGGATGGACTGCTGACCCATGCCTTCGGGCTCCTCAGCGATCCCCAATGCCATCCTGATCCCGCCGTGCGCATTGCGCTGGTCGCCGAGCTGGTCGCCGGCTCGGGCGCGGGCGGCATGGTCGGCGGGCAGATGCGCGACATCGAAGGCGAGCGCGGCGGCTTTTCCAATGGAGAAATCGCCACCATGCAGGCCATGAAGACGGGGGCGCTGATCCGCGCCAGCGTGCGTATCGGCGCCCGGCTGGGTGGGGCCGACGCGCGGGCGCTCTCGGCACTGACAGCCTATGCTGAGGCTGCAGGCCGTGCTTTTCAGCTGGCGGACGATATTCTCGATGTCACGGCGACCGCCGAGGCCATGGGCAAGGCAACGGGTAAGGACGCAGCACAGGGCAAACAAACCCTGGTCGCGCAACTGGGGTTGGAGGGCGCGCGTTCGGAGCTGTCCGCAACCGTCAATGCGGCGCTTTCCGCCCTGCGCACCTTTGGCCCCAAGGCCGATGGACTGCGCGCCACCGCCCGCTACTTCGCCTCCCGCGAGAACTGA
- a CDS encoding DUF2125 domain-containing protein, translating to MSKRIIILGGIVLFVVLAWTTAWFVLAGVIRSNVEAQASNDGVTAPRLACGNLDIRGFPFRFDVYCTEGLIQSGDIAVALPLIRASVRVYAPTHMLVSAEGPLDFTDAFTGTRNRVAWTTLDGSIRLTDWRIARLSVAATDLVWSDTLVGETVVAQTPLAELHLLDIPEQHDAERGLAALAGYLRTEGVSYPGMTLTDTNAELELELTAVPNDVRSWSDPALLPTWQANDGELRVVSLRGSDADAQLTAAGGLRLDQAGQVNGQIDIQSTGVAERIGPLLEEPWRTLVLGVPAPDGSYTNQLNFESGTILSGLVPIATIPPLF from the coding sequence ATGAGCAAGCGAATCATCATCTTGGGCGGCATCGTCCTCTTCGTCGTTCTGGCTTGGACGACTGCTTGGTTCGTCTTAGCCGGAGTGATCCGCTCCAATGTCGAGGCTCAGGCGAGCAATGACGGGGTCACAGCACCACGCCTTGCCTGTGGCAATTTGGATATCCGCGGTTTCCCATTTCGCTTCGATGTCTATTGCACAGAGGGGCTAATCCAGAGTGGAGACATCGCCGTTGCCCTTCCGCTCATTCGCGCCAGTGTTCGCGTTTATGCACCAACTCATATGCTGGTCTCAGCCGAGGGACCTCTGGACTTCACCGATGCCTTCACCGGCACGCGCAATCGGGTGGCGTGGACCACATTAGATGGCAGTATCCGGCTAACCGATTGGCGCATCGCCCGGCTTTCGGTCGCAGCGACCGATCTGGTCTGGTCTGACACGCTGGTGGGCGAGACCGTCGTAGCGCAGACTCCGCTTGCCGAACTGCACCTGCTCGACATTCCCGAACAGCACGATGCCGAGCGCGGTCTGGCCGCGCTTGCCGGCTATCTCCGAACCGAGGGCGTTAGCTACCCCGGCATGACGCTGACCGATACCAATGCCGAACTGGAGCTGGAACTGACGGCAGTTCCCAATGACGTACGTAGTTGGAGCGATCCCGCACTTCTCCCCACATGGCAGGCCAATGACGGGGAATTGCGTGTCGTCTCGCTGCGGGGCAGCGATGCCGACGCACAACTCACGGCCGCGGGTGGCCTTCGCCTCGACCAGGCCGGGCAGGTAAACGGGCAGATCGACATCCAATCGACCGGAGTTGCCGAACGCATCGGACCACTCCTTGAAGAGCCCTGGCGTACCTTGGTGCTGGGCGTTCCTGCACCAGATGGCAGCTACACCAACCAGCTCAACTTTGAAAGCGGCACGATATTGTCGGGTCTGGTGCCGATAGCCACCATTCCGCCCCTGTTCTAG
- a CDS encoding lysophospholipid acyltransferase family protein: MAALQAVRTALFYLVFIGQTAVVAILIGIIAMISGRTRLSWALAVYWCRSNLIYLRWLTGLRTKVTGQEHIPPGGCIIASKHQSDWEVFAIFPFTGRPAYIVKRELMRLPFFGPAARSLDCIEIDRRRGANAIPEMMSRAKAAIERGCRIVIFPEGTRKAPLAPPTYRQGVVRMYLELGVPVVPVAVNAGLFWGRNSAIIWPGTAEAKFLPAIEPGLSAEMFMERLKKAIETESDALILDAAESGLSRPVGPELQGRLEELRSRSTAA; encoded by the coding sequence ATGGCAGCACTGCAGGCAGTCCGCACCGCTTTGTTTTATCTGGTCTTCATCGGCCAGACTGCCGTGGTTGCCATCCTGATCGGGATCATCGCCATGATTAGCGGCCGCACGCGGCTCAGTTGGGCCTTGGCGGTCTATTGGTGCCGCTCCAACCTCATCTATCTGCGCTGGCTGACGGGCCTCCGCACCAAGGTCACCGGCCAGGAACACATTCCGCCCGGCGGCTGCATCATTGCCAGCAAGCACCAGAGCGACTGGGAAGTGTTTGCCATTTTTCCCTTTACCGGCAGGCCCGCCTATATCGTCAAGAGGGAGTTGATGCGCCTTCCCTTTTTCGGTCCGGCGGCTCGTTCCCTCGATTGCATCGAGATCGACCGTCGGCGCGGCGCTAACGCCATCCCCGAGATGATGAGCCGGGCCAAGGCCGCGATCGAGCGCGGCTGCCGCATTGTCATCTTCCCAGAAGGAACGCGCAAAGCCCCGCTCGCGCCCCCGACCTATCGGCAAGGGGTCGTCCGCATGTACCTCGAACTGGGCGTTCCCGTGGTCCCGGTCGCGGTAAATGCCGGTCTTTTTTGGGGTCGTAACAGCGCCATTATCTGGCCGGGTACCGCCGAGGCCAAGTTCCTGCCGGCCATCGAGCCGGGACTGTCGGCCGAAATGTTCATGGAGCGACTCAAAAAAGCCATTGAGACCGAATCCGATGCTCTGATTCTGGATGCGGCTGAGTCGGGTTTGTCCCGACCTGTTGGACCGGAACTGCAGGGCCGACTGGAGGAACTCCGGAGCCGGAGCACTGCGGCATAG
- the fumC gene encoding class II fumarate hydratase, producing the protein MTTRVESDSMGTIQVPSEKYYGAQTARSLANFDIGGEKMPKEIVKAFGILKKAAAITNTRLGLLNEATRDLIVAAADEVISGKLDDHFPLVVWQTGSGTQSNMNVNEVISNRGIEMAGGTMGSKKPVHPNDHVNMSQSSNDTYPTAMHIAAVEAIENYLFPRVQVLRDTLASKSEEFMDVVKIGRTHLQDATPLTLGQEMSGWVAQIDLAVRAIEVTLPQLQELALGGTAVGTGLNAHPDYAATVAEEISKLSGHQFVTAPNKFAVMAGHDAFVGTSGALKQLAAAFMKIANDVRWLSSGPRSGLGELTIPENEPGSSIMPGKVNPTQSEAMTMVAVQVMGNDAAIGFAASQGNFELNVFKPVIAYNFLQSVRLLADSARSFNDNCAIGIEPDRKRIGEHLNNSLMLVTALNRKIGYDNAAKIAKTAHKNGTTLREEAINLKLLSGEEFDAEVKPEQMVGPTAGKK; encoded by the coding sequence ATGACCACGCGCGTTGAATCGGACTCGATGGGCACCATCCAGGTGCCATCGGAGAAATATTACGGCGCGCAGACGGCCCGGAGTCTCGCCAATTTCGATATCGGCGGGGAGAAGATGCCCAAGGAGATCGTCAAGGCGTTCGGTATCCTGAAGAAGGCGGCGGCGATCACCAACACCCGGCTCGGCCTGCTCAACGAGGCCACGCGCGACCTTATTGTCGCTGCCGCCGACGAGGTCATCTCGGGCAAGCTCGACGACCACTTTCCGTTGGTTGTCTGGCAAACCGGCTCGGGCACCCAATCCAACATGAATGTCAACGAGGTGATCTCCAACCGCGGCATTGAAATGGCCGGCGGCACAATGGGCTCCAAGAAGCCCGTGCACCCCAATGACCACGTCAATATGAGCCAGTCGAGCAACGACACCTATCCGACGGCCATGCACATCGCCGCCGTCGAGGCGATTGAGAACTATCTCTTCCCGCGCGTGCAGGTGCTGCGCGACACGCTCGCTTCAAAATCGGAAGAGTTCATGGATGTGGTCAAGATCGGCCGCACGCACCTTCAAGACGCAACGCCGCTGACCTTGGGGCAGGAGATGAGCGGCTGGGTCGCCCAGATCGATCTTGCGGTCCGAGCAATCGAGGTCACGCTGCCGCAGTTGCAGGAACTGGCGTTGGGCGGCACGGCGGTCGGCACTGGGCTCAATGCCCACCCGGACTATGCCGCGACGGTTGCCGAGGAGATTTCCAAGCTTTCCGGCCACCAATTCGTCACCGCACCCAACAAATTCGCTGTGATGGCCGGGCATGATGCCTTCGTCGGTACCTCTGGCGCCCTCAAGCAACTCGCCGCCGCCTTCATGAAGATCGCCAATGACGTACGCTGGCTCTCTTCGGGCCCGCGCTCGGGCTTGGGTGAACTCACGATTCCCGAAAATGAGCCGGGCTCCTCCATCATGCCCGGCAAGGTCAACCCGACCCAGTCGGAAGCCATGACTATGGTTGCGGTGCAGGTGATGGGCAATGACGCTGCCATCGGCTTTGCTGCCAGCCAGGGCAATTTCGAGCTAAACGTCTTCAAGCCCGTTATCGCCTACAACTTCTTGCAGTCGGTGCGGCTCCTGGCGGACTCGGCGCGCTCGTTCAACGACAACTGCGCTATTGGCATCGAACCCGATCGCAAGCGCATTGGCGAGCATCTCAACAATTCGCTGATGCTGGTGACGGCGCTGAATCGCAAAATTGGCTATGACAACGCCGCCAAGATCGCCAAAACGGCGCACAAGAACGGCACAACCCTGCGCGAAGAAGCCATCAACCTCAAGCTTCTTTCGGGCGAGGAGTTCGACGCCGAGGTGAAGCCCGAGCAGATGGTCGGGCCGACTGCCGGCAAGAAATAG
- a CDS encoding gamma-glutamylcyclotransferase, with amino-acid sequence MVDRTSTDTHWVFGYGSLIWNPGFPYVSAQQGLLRGAHRSLSIISHHHRGTPERPGLVFGLTRGGSCRGMVFEVADADWPEVRRYLEAREQVTALYRDVMRPVRLADRRQVSALTFLVDERHEQFAGRLEVGAQLEMVRQGVGISGRNVDYVLNTVRHLEELGIRDHQLMALAELLARGDTAAA; translated from the coding sequence ATGGTAGACCGCACCAGCACTGATACACATTGGGTCTTCGGTTACGGGTCGCTGATCTGGAACCCTGGCTTTCCCTATGTGTCCGCACAGCAGGGCTTGCTGCGTGGTGCGCATCGCAGCCTCTCAATTATCTCTCACCATCACCGGGGCACGCCGGAACGACCCGGCCTTGTCTTCGGGTTAACCCGCGGAGGCTCGTGCCGAGGCATGGTGTTTGAAGTGGCTGATGCGGATTGGCCCGAGGTGCGCCGCTACCTCGAAGCACGCGAGCAGGTGACGGCCCTCTATCGCGATGTCATGCGTCCTGTTCGGCTCGCCGACCGGCGACAGGTCTCCGCTTTAACCTTTCTAGTAGACGAGCGGCACGAGCAGTTTGCCGGGCGGCTCGAAGTTGGAGCGCAGTTGGAGATGGTGCGCCAAGGCGTGGGCATCTCTGGGCGCAATGTCGATTATGTGCTCAACACCGTCCGACATTTGGAGGAGTTGGGTATTCGCGACCATCAATTGATGGCTCTTGCCGAACTTCTCGCTCGAGGCGACACGGCCGCGGCCTAA
- a CDS encoding biosynthetic peptidoglycan transglycosylase yields MARRKKGMWRILRLGGMALALLVAIPLVLTPVYLIIDPVSVPMLQRYVSGQPVIRAWRDIGDISDRLKASVILSEDGQFCQHLGVDLGALRDEVEKVLAGEDARGASTITMQVARNLFLWNDHSYVRKALEIPLAFYIDLVMPKQRIMEIYLNIAEWGPEGQFGVAAGAERAFGIAPQNLDWRTATLLVTALPNPHLRRPGEPSAGMLRIADIVQNRTQQYGERASCVGEGGRLSL; encoded by the coding sequence ATGGCACGACGAAAAAAGGGCATGTGGCGGATCCTGCGCCTGGGCGGCATGGCGCTGGCGCTCCTGGTTGCCATTCCATTGGTGCTGACGCCGGTTTACCTCATCATCGATCCGGTCTCGGTGCCCATGCTCCAGCGCTATGTCTCGGGCCAACCCGTCATACGCGCGTGGCGGGACATCGGCGACATCTCCGACCGGCTCAAGGCCTCGGTGATCCTCTCCGAAGACGGTCAGTTCTGCCAGCATCTGGGGGTGGACCTCGGCGCCCTGCGCGACGAGGTTGAAAAGGTGCTCGCGGGCGAGGACGCTCGCGGCGCGTCCACCATTACCATGCAGGTCGCCCGCAATCTCTTTCTCTGGAACGATCACAGCTACGTCCGCAAGGCACTCGAAATTCCGCTCGCCTTCTATATCGACCTGGTCATGCCCAAACAGCGGATCATGGAAATCTATCTCAACATCGCCGAGTGGGGGCCCGAAGGGCAGTTCGGGGTTGCTGCGGGTGCCGAACGAGCCTTCGGCATCGCGCCGCAGAATCTCGACTGGCGCACCGCGACCCTTCTTGTCACCGCTTTGCCCAATCCGCATCTGCGGCGACCGGGCGAGCCTTCTGCCGGCATGTTGCGCATCGCCGACATCGTCCAGAATCGCACCCAGCAATATGGAGAACGGGCCTCCTGCGTAGGGGAGGGTGGTCGGCTGTCGCTTTGA
- a CDS encoding cell division protein FtsX produces MIERLLAYLPRRGGTAPIVPERSVAGRTLLLMITIMSFLSAVTLGGVVLVQKSAIAWSADVGREVTIQIRPVDGEVMETNLRTAVSLAQSTPGVTSARALTIEESQALLEPWLGSGLDLTAIEIPRLVVVQLADPTEADVEGLARNLQSVNGASLDTHAAWRQQLNTMAGTIVISGLLVLILIGAATVLAIIFATRGAMATNREIVDVLHYIGASNKFIAGEFQGRFLSIGLQGGLLGVVAALLFFALIGTAAGNMLSNEAGAQVGVLFGRFALGIDGMIGIAAVVPVIAALTAITSRMAVRQFLSQTS; encoded by the coding sequence ATGATTGAACGCCTCCTCGCCTACCTGCCCCGCCGTGGTGGTACCGCTCCAATCGTGCCGGAAAGAAGTGTCGCGGGCCGCACGCTGCTGCTGATGATTACCATCATGAGCTTCCTCTCGGCAGTGACGCTTGGCGGCGTGGTGCTGGTGCAAAAATCGGCAATTGCCTGGTCGGCCGATGTTGGCCGTGAAGTCACCATCCAGATCCGCCCGGTTGATGGAGAGGTGATGGAAACCAATCTCCGCACCGCTGTTTCGCTGGCGCAGTCGACGCCGGGTGTCACCTCGGCGCGCGCCCTCACCATCGAGGAAAGCCAGGCCTTGCTCGAGCCATGGCTTGGATCGGGGCTTGACCTTACCGCCATCGAGATTCCCCGCCTGGTCGTGGTGCAGTTGGCGGACCCCACCGAGGCCGATGTGGAGGGGCTCGCCCGCAACCTCCAGTCAGTCAACGGCGCCAGTCTCGATACCCATGCCGCTTGGCGGCAGCAGCTCAACACCATGGCAGGCACGATCGTGATATCGGGTCTTCTGGTGTTGATCTTGATCGGCGCAGCCACCGTTTTGGCGATCATCTTCGCAACGCGCGGCGCCATGGCCACCAACCGTGAGATCGTGGACGTCCTCCATTATATCGGGGCGTCCAACAAGTTCATCGCCGGCGAATTCCAGGGGCGCTTTCTGTCCATCGGCCTGCAAGGGGGACTATTGGGCGTCGTGGCAGCACTCCTGTTCTTTGCCCTTATCGGAACGGCTGCCGGCAACATGCTGTCCAATGAAGCCGGGGCCCAGGTTGGCGTTCTGTTCGGCCGCTTTGCCCTCGGCATCGACGGCATGATCGGCATTGCTGCGGTTGTTCCGGTGATCGCCGCACTCACGGCGATCACCTCCCGCATGGCTGTGCGTCAATTCCTCAGCCAGACCTCCTAG